The following proteins are co-located in the Paralichthys olivaceus isolate ysfri-2021 chromosome 2, ASM2471397v2, whole genome shotgun sequence genome:
- the LOC109628928 gene encoding potassium channel subfamily K member 15-like, with the protein MKTQNIRTLSLILSIVFYLLVGAAVFDALESDSERERGKVLEQRLDELKRKYGFTEHDYREMERVVLLAEPHRAGKQWKFTGSFYFAVTVITTIGYGHVAPRTDAGKAFCMFYAVLGIPLTLVMFQSLGERINTFVRYLLRRAKQGLGLRKVEVSMGNMVLVGLLSCMSTLCIGAVAFSHFEDWTFFNACYYCFITLTTIGFGDFVALQKRDALQKRPPYVAFCFMYILVGLTVIGAFLNLVVLRFLTVSSDEPDVGPDTGGEEPGPQPKDQQEDREVSDSEGETAEGRYKDRKNGHSSRCNLSLPMEGGTSCTNLLPSPAEDHGLVTSEQIEDSEVPEPSRLRALFSCVCCDIHDSPPPSHCDQELGHSNPVFYNSISYRVDQASCSSCTVSAQASPSCVALCPGKNNLHTRRKSF; encoded by the exons ATGAAGACGCAGAACATCAGgaccctctctctcatcctctccatcGTGTTCTACCTGCTGGTGGGAGCCGCGGTGTTCGACGCGCTGGAGtctgacagtgagagagagaggggaaaggtCCTGGAGCAGAGGCTGGACGAGCTGAAGAGAAAGTACGGCTTCACCGAGCATGACTacagggagatggagagagtggtGCTGCTGGCAGAGCCGCACCGAGCCGGCAAGCAGTGGAAGTTCACCGGCTCGTTTTACTTTGCCGTCACTGTCATCACCACGATAG GTTACGGCCACGTTGCTCCTCGAACTGATGCTGGCAAGGCCTTCTGTATGTTTTATGCAGTCTTGGGCATTCCCCTGACGCTGGTCATGTTCCAGAGCCTGGGTGAGAGGATCAACACGTTCGTCCGCTACCTCCTGCGAAGAGCCAAGCAGGGTCTGGGCCTGCGGAAGGTGGAGGTGTCCATGGGGAACATGGTGCTGGTGGGACTGCTGTCTTGCATGAGTACTCTGTGCATCGGAGCCGTGGCCTTCTCTCATTTTGAGGACTGGACCTTCTTCAATGCCTGTTACTACTGCTTCATCACGCTCACCACCATCGGCTTTGGGGATTTTGTGGCCCTGCAGAAGAGAGACGCTCTGCAGAAGCGACCCCCCTATGTGGCTTTTTGCTTTATGTACATTTTGGTCGGGCTGACTGTGATTGGAGCCTTTCTCAACCtggttgtcctgaggttcctcACTGTGAGCTCAGATGAGCCTGATGTAGGACCTGACACAGGGGGAGAGGAGCCGGGACCACAGCCTAAAGACCAACAGGAGGACAGGGAGGTGTCGGACTCTGAAGGAGAAACTGCTGAAGGGAGATACAAGGACAGGAAAAATGGGCACAGCAGCCGCTGCAACCTGAGCCTGCCCATGGAGGGGGGCACCAGCTGTACGaacctcctcccttctcctgcAGAGGATCATGGACTTGTTACATCTGAACAGATAGAGGACTCAGAGGTGCCTGAACCCAGCAGACTCAGAGCCTTGTTCTCCTGCGTCTGCTGTGACATTCACGACAGTCCTCCTCCATCTCACTGCGACCAGGAGCTGGGCCACAGCAACCCTGTCTTCTACAACTCCATCTCCTACAGGGTGGACCAGGCCTCGTGCAGCTCCTGCACTGTGTCTGCACAGGCCTCCCCGAGTTGCGTAGCGCTCTGCCCGGGCAAGAACAATTTGCACACCAGGAGGAAGTCATTCTGA
- the LOC109628927 gene encoding opioid growth factor receptor-like → MRPESGLRRLRRRVGVITSWFVRDTLCPAVSWLWRRALFLRRLLAPLIRYLRSASDREEERSGPDEPQLPDRQVLCEAGLPERPEEGQGPEGQREAEVRVPEEEQEQVEEEEEEDEECDSEEHRVDITDDFYCGYDSTWETEEPEERPAASSQNRLQSWTQDMSSYKFSRFENAARDMHNYRHGYPSQIRLHRWNQNMASDDNPNLEFYLGNKPSLPDGIYIQDFHSKWFGNYNKLEYVHTFIQWLFPLQEPGMNHDASILTKEEIEDFLRNDTAKENLLKSYELMLDFYGIELCDKNTGKVKRASNWKDRFQNLNNHTHNNLRITRILKCLGTLGFPHYQAPLVHFFLRETLVHGELPQVKDSVLNYFVFAVLDKKQRRNLIRFAYLKYDRKDEFVWCPRKIQMMWSERSASKSQERVEGENDGYELKSEYLNQDNVHEVQDEGNSVH, encoded by the exons ATGAGGCCTGAGTCCGGCCTGCGTCGTCTCAGGAGGAGAGTTGGTGTCATCACGTCCTGGTTTGTTCGGGACACCCTGTGTCCTGCTGTGTCCTGGCTGTGGCGCCGGGCCTTGTTCCTCCGCAGGCTGCTCGCTCCTCTTATCAGGTACCTGCGGTCAGCGTCAGACCGGGAGGAGGAGCGCAGCGGCCCCGACGAGCCGCAGCTGCCCGACCGACAGGTACTATGTGAGGCAGGTCTGCCAGAGAGGCCCGAGGAGGGTCAGGGCCCAGAGGGTCAGCGTGAGGCCGAGGTGAGGGTCCCTGAAGAAGAGcaggagcaggtggaggaggaggaggaggaggatgaagagtgTGACAGTGAGGAGCACAGAGTTGACATCACGGATGACTTTTACTGTGGTTATGATTCCACCTGGGAAACAGAGGAGCCTGAGGAGAGACCAGCAGCCTCT TCTCAGAACAGGCTGCAAAGTTGGACCCAGGACATGTCCTCT TACAAATTTAGCAGATTTGAAAATGCTGCGAGAGACATGCACAACTACAGACACGGCTACCCT TCTCAGATCAGGCTGCACCGCTGGAACCAGAACATGGCCTCT GATGACAATCCAAACCTGGAATTCTACCTAGGAAATAAGCCCTCTTTACCTGATG GTATCTACATACAAGATTTCCACAGTAAATGGTTTGGAAACTACAACAAACTGGAGTATGTGCACACTTTTATTCAGTG GTTGTTCCCACTGCAGGAACCAGGCATGAACCATGATGCCAGTATACTGACAAAAGAAGAAATTGAG GATTTTCTCAGAAACGACACTGCAAAGGAAAATCTGCTTAAGTCCTATGAGCTCATGTTGGACTTCTATGGCATTGAGTTGTGTGATAAGAACACAGGGAAAGTCAAGAGAGCCTCAAACTGGAAAGACAGATTCCAAAACCTGAACAA TCACACTCACAACAACTTGCGCATCACCCGCATCCTGAAGTGCCTGGGAACCCTGGGGTTTCCCCATTACCAAGCCCCCCTGGTCCACTTCTTCCTGAGGGAGACGCTCGTCCACGGAGAACTTCCACAAGTCAAAGACAGTGTCCTCAACTACTTTGTGTTTGCCGTCCTCGACAAGAAGCAGCGCAGGAATCTCATCAGGTTCGCCTACTTGAAATATGACCGTAAAGATGAGTTTGTGTGGTGCCCAAGGAAAATACAGATGATGTGGTCAGAGCGCTCTGCGTCCAAGTCACAGGAAAGAGTGGAAGGTGAAAATGACGGTTACGAACTTAAGTCTGAGTATCTGAACCAAGACAATGTTCATGAAGTCCAAGATGAAGGAAATTCAGTTCATTAA